The stretch of DNA CTAAGAAATTGTCTGGTTCATTAAATGCTATATGTCCATTGTTTCCTATTCCTAATAGTTGTACATCTGTTCCACCTAGTTCTGCTATCTTTTGATCGTAATCTATACATTCTTTTTCAATATCTTCTGCTAATCCATTTGGAACAAAAGTATTTTCTTTATTTATATTGATATGATTAAATAAATTCTCATTCATGAAATATCTGTAGCTTTGATTATGTTCTCCTGATAATCCAACATATTCATCTAAATTAACTGTTGTAATTTGTGAAAAATCAACTTGACCTTCTTTATTCATTCTTATTAATTCTTTATACATTCCGATTGGTGAACCACCAGTTGCTAAACCTAAAACTGCCTTTGGATTATTTTTTATAATATCAGCCATTTCCTTAGCTGCTACTTTGCTTAATTCATCATAATTTTTTGTAACTATTAATTTCATCGCATTTTTCCCTCTCTTCTCGATATATTTACTTGAAGTATAAACTTATCTGATCTGTAAATTGCTTCTTCTACAAAAAGAATTTTCCCACTTTCAGTAAAAGTTCTTCCTATTACTTTTAATAACGGAACATCATTTTCCACATCAAATAACTTTTTTAAATCATCATTAACAATAATTGATACAATTGACGAATTAGTATAATCTACTGAATACCCAAAATCTTCAAGTATTTTGTATAAAGAACCCTCTAACATAGCTTCATCAACATATCCACAGTAATCTACCGGTATATAAACTGTCTCTATCGCTATACATTCTCCATCTACAATACGTTTTCTATTTATCTTATACACTTCGTCTAATTCAAGCACTTCTACTAAGTGTTCTGGAGTTCTAATTTTCTTGAATTCTATAACTTCAGTCTTTAACTTTCTGCCAGTTTGTTTAATAATTTCTGTAAAACTCATCATATCTTGTTGCTTTACTGTAGGTTCACATACAAATGTACCTTTACCTTTTACTCTTAAAAGGATACCTTCTTGTACTAGCTCTCCAATTGCTTGTCTAATAGTCATTCTACTTACACCATAGACTTCGCATAACTCTCTTTCACTAGCTATACATTCACCTGGCTTCCATACCCCTTCAGCTATTTTAGATATTAAATCGTTTTTTAATTGATAATAAACTGGAATTGGACTGTTTTTATCTATCATAATTAATCCTCCTGATAATATTATATTCAAAATTGTTATAGATGTCTAGACCAGTTAAAAAATTTATTTTTGAATAAAACAGAGATTTTTGGAAAAAATAATCTTAATAAGTCTAAAGGAGATGATATTTTGTTTAATAAGGATTTATTCTCAAACATTACCTCTAAAAATATACTTAAAGAAGATACCAAAAAAAATTTATCCGAAGACCTTTCAGATATCTATGTTCAAAATTCTCTTGATAACATGGTATTAAACTCTAATTTAGACAATAACAATGTTATTAAATAATTTAATTATTCTATGATATTATACATAATATCATAGAATAAAATTCATTTTAATATTTATAATTAAATTTGTTGTAAATGCTA from Clostridium chauvoei encodes:
- the nagB gene encoding glucosamine-6-phosphate deaminase, producing the protein MKLIVTKNYDELSKVAAKEMADIIKNNPKAVLGLATGGSPIGMYKELIRMNKEGQVDFSQITTVNLDEYVGLSGEHNQSYRYFMNENLFNHININKENTFVPNGLAEDIEKECIDYDQKIAELGGTDVQLLGIGNNGHIAFNEPDNFLVAGTHLTGLTQNTIEANARFFDSIDEVPKTALTMGLGGIMKSRKIIVIASGAGKAEAVKEMLSGKIKTNMPASMLQMHKDVVLIVDEDAASLINR
- a CDS encoding GntR family transcriptional regulator, which gives rise to MIDKNSPIPVYYQLKNDLISKIAEGVWKPGECIASERELCEVYGVSRMTIRQAIGELVQEGILLRVKGKGTFVCEPTVKQQDMMSFTEIIKQTGRKLKTEVIEFKKIRTPEHLVEVLELDEVYKINRKRIVDGECIAIETVYIPVDYCGYVDEAMLEGSLYKILEDFGYSVDYTNSSIVSIIVNDDLKKLFDVENDVPLLKVIGRTFTESGKILFVEEAIYRSDKFILQVNISRREGKMR